TTGCTTGTCCTGTCTCAGGTTCGAAGAATTGGACCGAAGTGCGTCAGTTCAACCTGATGTTCGCTACCGAAATGGGCGCTATGGCTGAAGGAGCAAGCACCATTTATCTGCGACCAGAGACCGCGCAAGGAATTTTTGTCAATTACTTGAACGTGCAGAAAACCGGAAGGATGAAGATCCCCTTCGGAATTGCGCAGACAGGAAAGGCATTCAGAAACGAGATTGTTGCCCGTCAGTTCATTTTCAGAATGCGCGAGTTTGAACAAATGGAAATGCAATTCTTCGTGAAGCCAGGAACTGAGTTGGATTGGTTTGAACAGTGGAAAACCAAACGACTAGCATGGCATGAAGCAATGGGCTTGGGAAATGAGAAATACCGTTTCCATGCACACGATAAATTGGCGCATTATGCCAATGCCGCTTTCGATATTGAGTTCGATTTCCCATTCGGTTTCAAAGAATTGGAAGGAATTCACTCTCGTACTGATTTCGACCTTACTCAGCACGAAAAATTCTCAGGCAAGAAACTACAGTACTTCGACCCTGAAGAAAACAAGAGCTACGTTCCGTATGTGGTAGAAACCTCTATCGGATTGGATAGAACCGTTCTGGCTGTTCTTTCAGCGTCTTATCAAGAAGAAGAATTGGAAGGCGGAACATCTCGTGTTGTGTTGAAAATCCCACCATTCCTGGCTCCAGTTAAACTGGCCATTCTTCCTCTGGTGAAAAAAGACGGATTGCCAGAAAAGGCAATGGAGATCTTCAATCAGCTACGCTTCGACCACAACATTATTTACGAAGAGAAAGACAGTATCGGAAAACGATACCGCAGACAAGATGCCATTGGTACGCCATTCTGCATCACCATCGACCACGATACGCTGAACGACAATTCAGTCACGCTCCGCGACCGTGATACCATGCTTCAAGAGCGAGTTCCAATTGAAAAACTATCTCAGATAGTGGAAGAGAAGGTTGGAATGAAGAAGGTGCTGGAAAGCATAGGTTAGAGCAATGACATCAGTACTTTAGTTCTGATGAAACTGATCCGTATTTTTCTTCTTCTATTCGTTTCCGCTTCTACGTTCGGTCAAGATTTTGTCTGCTTCGAGTTCAATGAGCAAGCTCGAATCAGTTCAAATACTGGATTAAACTTAAGAGCCGAACCAAACAGTAGTTCTGAGGTCCTAGCGAAAATCCCTTTTTGGCAATTGGTTGACCTGTGTGGGCTTGCGTACGTGGCGGATACGATAAACGGGCTTATTGGAAATTGGACCAAGGTCAGGTATGGAGAAGTAAAGGGATATGTGTTTGATGCCTATCTGGTTCCGATAGACTCCTCTCATGTCAAGGATAAGGATTTCAGAATAATGCAAGAACAAGCATCCTGTTCTGCAATCAATTATGATCCATCCCTGTTCTGGTATGGTTTATACCGGTTTGCTAAGTACGATACAATTATCCCAGTTGAAATTGAGTTTGAACGGAATCATGTTGATTCTGACCCAAGAGAAGAAATAGGAGGAGTAAGGACCCAATATTCGGATTCTTTGTTTTCATATCTGCTGATTGGGTTTCGTGATTCTATTGAGGTAAATAGTGTGTTCAATGGCGGGATTTCACAGAAGACCCTGTATCCAGGACAAAGAATTTCTGTTTGGGCGCACACAGACAAATGTGAGGTTACAGACAAAACATCGGTGGATCTTATTGCTATCGGGGATGTTGAGGATGTTCAATATTGTCCGATAATAACTGGATATGATTTAAGACTTCGGAATCGTTGGGGTGAACCGCTTATTCAAGGGTTGGTAAAGTCGGTCAGCTATGCAGGAGAGTGTGGTATGCCAGCGATCTATTGGTTTGGAGACTTGGATGGGGATAAGCGACCAGATTTAGTACTTATGGGCGCAACGAATTCTAGGTACGATTTGCATTTGTTTTTAAGTACTCAAGCTAAGGGAAACGAGTTGGTAGGACTTGTCGATAAGTGGACAGCGTGTAACTGTCATTAGAGACAAACCTTAACCATTAAACTGGCTCATCACAAAGCCAAGTTCCATGGTGCCGAAAGCCTTGATGGCTTCAACGGCTTTTTCAATTTTCGGGTTGATGATGTCGAGGTCTTCCTTGGTCCATTCGCCAAGCACGTAATCCACTTGTTGGCCTTTACCGAAATCGTTTCCTACTCCAAAACGCAAACGCGGATAATCCTGTCGTCCAAGAACTTGGTTGATGCTTTTTAGTCCGTTATGACCACCATCGCTTCCTTTTGACCGAATGCGGATCATGCCTGTTTCCAAGGCAATATCATCTGTAATTATCAGAACCTTATCGATAGGAACCTTTGTTTCTGCCATCCAATACTGGACAGCTTTTCCGCTCAGATTCATGTAAGTGCTCGGTTTTACGAGTACAAAAGTTCGGCCTTTGTGTTTCACTTCGCACATATCGCCCAAACGGCTGGGCTTAAAACTAGAAGTGGACGCCTTAGCCAAGGCGTCCACTATCTTAAATCCTATGTTGTGACGGGTTTCGGCATACTCGCTGCCCATGTTCCCCAATCCAACAATGAGGTACTTCATATTTATTCAGCTGCTTCTGCTGGAGCTTCTCCACCTTCGGCAGGTGCCTCAGCACCATCAGTGCCAGCCTCTTCCTCATCGTTGTCTTCCACCATCGCACCACGTTTCATTCGAACCGCAACAATGATTTGACCTGGATCTGCAAGGAAAGTGACTCCTGGAATAGAAAGATCACCGATTTTGATTGCTTTTCCGATTCGTAGACCTGATATGTCAAGTTCAATTACGCTAGGCATTGCATCTGGCAAACCTTGAACTTTTACGTTTTTTCTTACTACTCGCAAACGACCACCTGAAAGAACACCACGTGCTTGTCCTTTAGTTAGGATAGGCAAGGTTGTTTTGATAGGACGTCCGGCCAATTCCTGAAAATCCACATGAATTATCCGGTCGCTAACTGGATGATATTGAATCGCCTTCATTATTACTGAATACACATCACCATCTACATCTAGATTGACGATATATTGGTCTGGTGTGTAAACCAATTTATTGAATGCACGCTCATCAATTTGAACGTGAACTTCTTCTTTACCTCCGTAGACGATGCATGGAACCAAGCCTGCGTTTCTAGCGGCTTTTGCATCGGCTTTCCCGAGGGACTTCCTTTTTGATCCTGATATTGAGATCGATTCCATTGTTAATTGTTTTTGTTGATTATTGATTTGATTAAAAAATGAATTTGGTGCTGATGGACTCGTAATTGTGAGCCTTTTTGATCACATCAGCAAAAAGTGGCGCTACGGATAGCACCGTTATCTTATTGTTTTCCTGTCTGAGAGGAATGGTATCTGTCGTAACCAACTCAGTCAATTTAGAATTGGTAATGTTATCGTGTGCATTTCCAGAAAGCAATGGATGAGTGATGCAAGCCCGAACAGTTCTTGCTCCGTGCTCCAACATCATTTCGGCAGCTTTACAAAGCGTGCCTCCTGTATCAATAATGTCATCGACAAGGACAACATCTTTTCCTTCCACATCACCGATAACGGTCATGTCTGCCACTTGGTTGGCCACTTTTCGTTGCTTGTAGCAGATGGCAAGGTCAACATTCAACGCCTTAGCGTAAGCATTTGCTCTTCTGGTACCACCAACATCGGGTGTTGCCATCACCAAGTTTTCAAGATCCATGGTGTTCTTAAGGTGATCTAAGAACAAGTATGACCCAAAAAGGTGATCTACTGGAACATCAAAAAATCCCTGGATCTGATCGGCATGCAGATCCATCGTCATCACACGAGTCACACCAGCAGCTTCCAAAAGATCGGCCATCAACTTGGCGCCAATTGGCACGCGGGGCTTCACTTTTCTGTCCTGACGAGCCCATCCGAAATAAGGGATAACCGCAACAATTCTTTTGGCTGATGCGCGCTTTGCAGCATCGATCATCAAAAGCAATTCAAGCAAATTATCGCCTGGAGGAAACGTGGATTGAATGATAAAAACATCATCTCCACGAATAGATTCTTCAAAACAAGGCTCAAATTCACCATCCTTGAAACGCAATGTGGTCTGATTGCTCAGCGGCTGCCCATAACTCTCGGCAATCTTCTCCGAAAGATACTGGGTGGCTTCACCAGTAAACAGCTTGACGTTAAAAGGCATGGCTTCTGCTCGTTTTTTGGGGGTGCGAAAGTAAGGAATTTGTATGCTATTTCAGCAGTAAATCGAAAGCATCTTTCAAAAGTGCTTTTTAGTAAGCGAAAAACGTATAAATTTGCCGCCCCAATTCACTTGCCGAAGTGGCGGAACTGGTAGACGCGCACGACTCAAACTCGTGTTCCTTTGGAGTGCCGGTTCGATCCCGGCCTTCGGTACAGAAAGCCTGATCAACGAAAGTTGTTCGGGCTTTTTTGTTTTTGGGATTCTTTAACGGTACGTTTTCCTTTTCGCTTCTCCGTATATCTTTTTCATCATTAGCTTCGCAAACCTTATGGAAGAAGGATTCATTAAGTACGATAACCCCGAAAAACAAGAGCGTTACGACCGTGCATATTTGCGGATGGCGCTGGAATGGGCAAGACTTTCGCATTGCCAACGAAGACAAGTTGGGGCAATCATTGTAAAAGAAGGGCAGATCATTGCCGATGGTTACAATGGCACTCCGTCTGGTTTTGACAATTGCTGCGAAACCGAAACGGGCGAAACACACTGGTATGTGCTGCATGCTGAGGCTAACGCCATTATGAAAGTGGCAAGATCAATGAACAGCGCACGCGATTCTACGTTGTATTTAACGCTTTCTCCTTGCAAGGATTGTAGCAAGTTGGTGCATCAGGCCGGAATAAAGCGCTTGGTTTTCATAAATGGTTATAAGGATATGAGTGGCGTGGAATTTTTGAAAGAAGCAGGCGTTGAAGTGGTTCAATTACCTGATGTGATGATTCAATGAGCGACAGTCGGTTCAAACTCTTCATCTATTATCCGATCGTGCTGGCCTTGGTGCTGGCCGCAGGAATTTATCTAGGTTCTATCCTAAATGTGGGGCAGTTGTCTCATGTTGGTATCGAATCTTCTTCAGCCAACTCAAAGAAGATCACCAATTTGTTGAACTACGTTCAAGAGGAATATGTCGATTCCGTTAACCTTGATGGATTGACCGAGTCTACAATCATCAAAATGCTGGATCAGCTCGACCCTCATTCGTCTTATATACCTGCTCGTGAATTGGAGTCTTCCAATGAGCCTTTGAACGGGAATTTCGATGGAATCGGTGTTGAATTCAATATTATCAGCGACACTATTGTTGTGGTTGCTCCGATAAATGGCGGCCCGTCTGAAAAATTGGGAATCCGTTCTGGAGACAGGATCGTTTCTATTGAAGATACTGTGGTTGCTGGCACGGGTATTAAGAATGAAGATGTGATCTCTAAACTTCGTGGTGAACGCGGCACGAATGTGAAAGTGGAAATTGCAAGACGAGGAGTGAAAAAACTGATGGTATTCAATATCGAACGCGACAAGATTCCGATCTATAGTGTCGATGCAGGATACATGGTAAACGACAAGGTCGGTTACATCAAGGTCAGTCGGTTTGGCGCAACCACGTATGATGAGTTTTCGGAGAAATTAGTCGAATTGCAACAAAACGGTCTGCAATCACTCATCGTAGACCTTCGCGGAAATCCAGGCGGTTATCTGAATGCAGCCATCAATATCTGCGATGAATTTCTTCCAACAGGAAAACTGATCGTTTATACGGAGGGAAGAGCACGACCAAAAGACAATGCATTCGCCACTTCTCACGGA
This genomic window from Flavobacteriales bacterium contains:
- a CDS encoding glycine--tRNA ligase; this encodes MNNEDLFKNIIGHSKEYGFIFQSSEIYDGLSAAYDYAQMGVELKKNIRDYWWKAMVQLNENIVGLDAAIFMHPTTWKASGHVDAFNDPLIDNKDSKKRYRADVLIEDYMAKIDQKILKEVVKAAKRFGESFDEDQFMATNPNVLRDVAKKEEIRKRFVEALENDDLADVRQIIIDLEIACPVSGSKNWTEVRQFNLMFATEMGAMAEGASTIYLRPETAQGIFVNYLNVQKTGRMKIPFGIAQTGKAFRNEIVARQFIFRMREFEQMEMQFFVKPGTELDWFEQWKTKRLAWHEAMGLGNEKYRFHAHDKLAHYANAAFDIEFDFPFGFKELEGIHSRTDFDLTQHEKFSGKKLQYFDPEENKSYVPYVVETSIGLDRTVLAVLSASYQEEELEGGTSRVVLKIPPFLAPVKLAILPLVKKDGLPEKAMEIFNQLRFDHNIIYEEKDSIGKRYRRQDAIGTPFCITIDHDTLNDNSVTLRDRDTMLQERVPIEKLSQIVEEKVGMKKVLESIG
- a CDS encoding SH3 domain-containing protein, giving the protein MKLIRIFLLLFVSASTFGQDFVCFEFNEQARISSNTGLNLRAEPNSSSEVLAKIPFWQLVDLCGLAYVADTINGLIGNWTKVRYGEVKGYVFDAYLVPIDSSHVKDKDFRIMQEQASCSAINYDPSLFWYGLYRFAKYDTIIPVEIEFERNHVDSDPREEIGGVRTQYSDSLFSYLLIGFRDSIEVNSVFNGGISQKTLYPGQRISVWAHTDKCEVTDKTSVDLIAIGDVEDVQYCPIITGYDLRLRNRWGEPLIQGLVKSVSYAGECGMPAIYWFGDLDGDKRPDLVLMGATNSRYDLHLFLSTQAKGNELVGLVDKWTACNCH
- the pth gene encoding aminoacyl-tRNA hydrolase, with amino-acid sequence MKYLIVGLGNMGSEYAETRHNIGFKIVDALAKASTSSFKPSRLGDMCEVKHKGRTFVLVKPSTYMNLSGKAVQYWMAETKVPIDKVLIITDDIALETGMIRIRSKGSDGGHNGLKSINQVLGRQDYPRLRFGVGNDFGKGQQVDYVLGEWTKEDLDIINPKIEKAVEAIKAFGTMELGFVMSQFNG
- a CDS encoding 50S ribosomal protein L25; the protein is MESISISGSKRKSLGKADAKAARNAGLVPCIVYGGKEEVHVQIDERAFNKLVYTPDQYIVNLDVDGDVYSVIMKAIQYHPVSDRIIHVDFQELAGRPIKTTLPILTKGQARGVLSGGRLRVVRKNVKVQGLPDAMPSVIELDISGLRIGKAIKIGDLSIPGVTFLADPGQIIVAVRMKRGAMVEDNDEEEAGTDGAEAPAEGGEAPAEAAE
- a CDS encoding PDZ domain-containing protein is translated as MSDSRFKLFIYYPIVLALVLAAGIYLGSILNVGQLSHVGIESSSANSKKITNLLNYVQEEYVDSVNLDGLTESTIIKMLDQLDPHSSYIPARELESSNEPLNGNFDGIGVEFNIISDTIVVVAPINGGPSEKLGIRSGDRIVSIEDTVVAGTGIKNEDVISKLRGERGTNVKVEIARRGVKKLMVFNIERDKIPIYSVDAGYMVNDKVGYIKVSRFGATTYDEFSEKLVELQQNGLQSLIVDLRGNPGGYLNAAINICDEFLPTGKLIVYTEGRARPKDNAFATSHGDFEKGKLVILVDEGSASASEIVSGAVQDNDRGTIVGRRTFGKGLVQEQVELADGSAVRLTIARYYTPTGRCIQRPYGEGDDYYGDLYNRLEHGELYEADSISVDKKERFVTPGGKVVYGGGGIVPDVFVPLDTTNYSEFHRELLGSGALREFALNYASKNRKELEKFETPDAFRKRFEFAASIYPQLIDFAKTKNVKATDFAKAKPEVLNNLKALIARSKWNGNGFYPIINENDKMINAALEVLD
- a CDS encoding ribose-phosphate pyrophosphokinase: MPFNVKLFTGEATQYLSEKIAESYGQPLSNQTTLRFKDGEFEPCFEESIRGDDVFIIQSTFPPGDNLLELLLMIDAAKRASAKRIVAVIPYFGWARQDRKVKPRVPIGAKLMADLLEAAGVTRVMTMDLHADQIQGFFDVPVDHLFGSYLFLDHLKNTMDLENLVMATPDVGGTRRANAYAKALNVDLAICYKQRKVANQVADMTVIGDVEGKDVVLVDDIIDTGGTLCKAAEMMLEHGARTVRACITHPLLSGNAHDNITNSKLTELVTTDTIPLRQENNKITVLSVAPLFADVIKKAHNYESISTKFIF
- a CDS encoding dCMP deaminase family protein; translated protein: MEEGFIKYDNPEKQERYDRAYLRMALEWARLSHCQRRQVGAIIVKEGQIIADGYNGTPSGFDNCCETETGETHWYVLHAEANAIMKVARSMNSARDSTLYLTLSPCKDCSKLVHQAGIKRLVFINGYKDMSGVEFLKEAGVEVVQLPDVMIQ